CGTCATCGACAACTCGTCCGCGTTCCGCAAGGACGCCGACGTGCCGCTGGTGGTCAGCGAGGTCAACCCCGAAGCGGCGAAGAACCCGCCGCGCGGCATCATCGCCAACCCCAACTGCACAACCATGGCCGCCATGCCGGTGCTCAAGGTGCTGCACGACGAAGCCGGCTTGCAGCGACTGATCGTCTCGAGCTACCAGGCCGTCTCCGGTAGCGGACTCGCCGGCGTCGACGAGCTCGCCACCCAGGCACGCGCCGTCATCGACGACGTCGAAAAGCTGGTGCACGACGGTTCGTCGGTCGATTTCCCGGCACCGAACAAGTACGTCGCGCCCATCGCCTTCAACGTCCTGCCGCTGGCCGGCGCGTTGGTGGACGACGGATCCGGCGAGACCGACGAGGACCAGAAGCTGCGCAACGAATCGCGCAAGATCCTCGGACTGCCGGACCTGCTGGTCAGTGGCACCTGTGTGCGCGTGCCGGTGTTCACCGGCCACTCGTTGTCGATCAACGCCGAGTTCGGTTCACCGTTGTCGGTCGAGCGGGCCCGCGAACTGCTGGCCTCCGCACCGGGCGTCTCGCTGGTCGACGTGCCGACCCCGCTCGAAGCCGCAGGCAAGGACGACTCCCTCGTCGGCCGCATCCGTCAGGACCCGGGCGTTCCCGAGGGCCGCGGACTCGCGCTGTTCGTCTCGGGCGACAACCTGCGCAAGGGCGCCGCGCTCAACACCATTCAGATCGCCGAGCTGCTGGTCTGAGGTCGTGCGCGTTGTGCGTAGCTGGAATTTCGCACAACGCGCACGACGGTCAGTTCAGGCGGTGACCTTCGGCGGAGGCGTCGAAGATGTGCGCGTGTGCGTCGTCGATGCGCACATGGACGCGGTCGCCCTTCTCGGGCGGGCTACGCCAATCGGCCCGAGCGACAATGGTTTCGGACTTGCCGTTGATGTCCGCTCGTCCGAACACGAATGCTTCGGAACCGAGTTCTTCGACGACGTCGATCTCGAGAGCAATTCCGCTGTCGGCAATCTCGATGTGCTCGGGCCGAATACCGAACATCACCTCGGTCGCAGAACCGAGGGTCTGACGCGGCACCGGAATCACCTGATCGGCCAGGCGGACGCCGCCGTCGGTGACCGGGGCGCGGAACAGGTTCATCGACGGCGAGCCCATGAACCCGGCGACGAATGCGTTGACCGGGGTGCGGTAGAGCTCACGGGGAGTGGCACACTGTTGCAGCACACCACCTTTCAGAACGGCGACGCGATCACCCATCGTCATGGCCTCGACCTGATCGTGGGTGACGTACACCGTCGTCGTGCCGAGCCGGCGCTGTAGCTGAGCGATCTGCGTCCGCGTCTGAACCCTCAGTTTGGCGTCGAGGTTGGACAGCGGCTCGTCCATCAGAAACACCTGAGGTTGCCGAACGATGGCGCGGCCCATGGCAACTCGCTGACGCTGACCGCCGGAGAGGGCTTTCGGCTTGCGATCCAGGTACGGCTCGAGGTCGAGCAGCTTCGCGGCCTCCTCGACGCGAGTGCGAATGTCTTCCTTGTTCGCCTTCGCCAGCTTGAGCGCGAACCCCATGTTCTCGGCGACGGTCATGTGCGGGTACAGCGCGTAGTTCTGGAACACCATCGCGATGTCGCGATCCTTGGGTTCGGAATTGGTGACATCCTTGCCGCCGATGAGGATGCGACCGGAATTGACCTCTTCGAGCCCCGCGAGCATCCGGAGCGACGTCGACTTGCCGCAGCCGGAGGGGCCGACCAGAACGAGGAACTCACCGTCCTCGATGTGCAGGTCGAGCTCGTTCACCGCTGGGGTGTCGGAGCCGGGAAAAAGCCTGGTCGTGCGCTCGAACGAGATTGTTGCCATGACGAAATAGATCCCTCCACCGGCAGGAACGTGCCGGACGATCCGAGTGTGGGGTGACGGCGGGAGCCGACCAGCACATAGTATGGGCCCAATCACAACCAGGAGGAAGGTGGCCGGGTGAGCGGCTCCGTGTCCAGACGAACCGCCCTGCGTGGGCTGGCCGTCGCCGCAGTGGCAGCCGGCGCAGCAGCATTACCCGTGGCATCGACGACCCGTCGAGCACTGGCCGACGACTTCCTCCGTGGGCAGAGTCCTCTCCTCTTCCATTCGCCGCCGCTGACGCCGTTCCGTGACGAACTCCCGCGATTGCCGCTCATCAGCGGTACCGAGGTCACGCTCGACGCACACAGCTCCACTCACGCCTTCCATGCCGATCTGCGACCCGGTCCCACGTTCGGCTACGGCCGGTGCGACTACCTCGGGCCCACCATCGAGTCGCAGCAAGGCCAGCCCTGGACGCTGAAGTACTCGAACACCACCGCCGGTAACCCTCTCGCCGCCGACATCGACACCTCGCTGCACGGCATGAGCGAGATGGATCGCACGATGACGCCGACGTCGCTCCACCTGCACGGCAGCATCACCGAGCCGGCGAGCGACGGTCACTCGGAGATGCTGGTGCGCCCGGGCGAGTCGATGACGCACAACTTCCCGGGTCTCAACGACGCCGCAGGACTCTGGTACCACGACCACGCCATGTCGATGACGCGCATCAACGTCTATGCAGGCCTGCTCGGCATGAACCTCGTCCGAGACCGTTGGGACACCGGCACTTCAGACAACGCCCTCGGACTGCCCTCGGGTGAGTTCGAGCTGCCGCTGGTGCTGCAGGAAAAGATCATGAATCCCGACGGCAGCATGAGCATCCGTTCCAACATCACCGTCCCGCAGGGTAAGTGGGAAGGCGGCGGCACCGGCGACGTGGGCGTCGTGAACGGCAAGATCTGGCCGACGATGGAAGTCGCCCGCGGCATGTACCGGCTGCGCCTGGTCAACGCCGGGTCGTACAGTGTGTGGAACCTGTTCTTCACCAACAAGTTACGCTTCTGGGTCATCGGGAACGACGGGGGATTGCTCGACGCCCCGGTGGAAACCACCAGCATCCGCCTTGCGCCTGCTGAACGCGCCGACATCCTCGTCGACTTCGGCGCCGTCGAAGCAGGGGCGTTGGTCGAGTTGCTCAACGACGAACCGCCACCGGCTCAGGCGGCGTCGCTCGGAGCTGTCCCGATGCCGATGTTCTGCCAGTTCCGCGTCGCGTCCACGGCGGGGTTCCGGGGCGGTATGCCGTCGTTGCTGCGCGGAGGAAAGGGGCAGCCGGATGTGTTGCCCGCGTTGCCGACCCCCACCTTTACCCGCACCGTCACCGTGAACCAGCCCTCCAGTGGGCTGAACCTGGACATGACGCTGATGAACCTGAACAACCTGCGGTACTCCGACCCGGACATCGAGATGCCGAAGCAGGGCACCGTGGAGATGTGGAACATCGTCAACACGACGGTCGAACCACACCCGATTCACCTGCACCTGGCGCACTTTCGGACGCTGGGACGTATTCCGATCGACCTCGCCGCGTACCAACGCGACTTTCCCCGGCCCACGTTCGGCACCAGATGGGCTCCGCCGGTGGAGAAGTTCCTCACCGGTCCATCGGTGCCGCCGGCTACCTGGGAAGCCGGGTGGAAGGACACCGTCAACACGTACCCGGGCACCGTCACCCAGATCCTCGTCCGATTCCCGACGGCCGACGAACTCGGGTTCGACCCCGACGCCACCTTCGCGGGACCGGCCGCGCACCACGGCGGTGGCGATATGAGCGGCCACGACATGGGCGGTCATGACATGCCGGCTTCGGGTCCGTCCGAATTGCAGGGGTACATGTGGCACTGCCACATGCTCGATCACGAGGACCACGAAATGATGCTGCGGTACCGCACCGTCGCTCCGTGACGTAGTCAGGGGTCGGTAGCTGGTTGCGTTCACCGTCCGGTCGGCCCACACTGACCGAGCCGCGTAAGGCAATCACCGTGCTCGGTCGAGATTTCTGCCCATCGGCCGACTGCGACAACGGAACGGACCCCGGCCATGAGCAGCGGAACCAAATCCGACCCGTGGGCTCTCACCACCGCCCCCGGCACCTCGGCGTACACCATGTACCGCGATCCCGACCACGAGCCGCCTGCCCTCGTATGCCAGGTGGGGTCGACGACACTGCGATACCGCATCGAGGCAATCGAGGATTTGCACGGCTGGCTCACCGAACGTGCCGACTGGGTACTGCTCGGTGCCGCAGACGAGAAGAAGCCGGCTGCTCCTGACACGGTCGAAGCGTGGGGGCGCTCAGAGGACAACCCGGTCGGCGGTTGGTACGGGCTCAGGAACGGATACCGCGGCCGGTTCGGGATGTACCTGCCGCCGCTCCTCGAAGAGCTCGGCCTGGCCGAGCTCACTCACAACGCCCGGAACAACAGCATGCGAGCGTTGTAAAGCCGTTGTCGAAAAAGTGTGTCGGTGGGTGGGTATAGCTTTCGTGGTGTGAAGACATGGGGGGATGTGTTCGAGCTCGCGGACCAGGAATTGGTCTCCGAGCTCGCTGACGTGACCTCCCTCGAAAACGCACTCGCTGCAACCAGATTGACGCTGCTCGCTGAAATCGACCGACGCGGCTTGGCAATGAAACTCGGTCACTCGTCCGTCACCCGCTGGTACGCCCGATCGGTTCGGATCACCGACGGATCAGCCGCCCGCCAGAACGCACTGGGGTACTGGCTGCACGATCACCACACCGTGCTCGACGCCCTCGCCGATGGTCGGATCCATGCCGCGCACGCCGCAGCAATCGCCGAGGGCTACGACGTCGTCCTGCTGGCCGACCCCACCCTCGACGAGCAACGACGCGACGCAATCGTCGCCGAACTCCTCGAGACTGCGATACGCAACACCGCCGGTCAGGTCACCTCACGTGCGCAAGCACTGGCGCACTCTGCGGCCGACGACGCCCGAGCTCGGCACGAGAAGGACCGACGCGAGCAACAACAACGAGAGCAGGAAGAGCGGGAGCAGGAGCGTCAAGATCAGGCGGGGCGGAGCGATCATTCAGCGACTCCAAGCGGTAGGCTGCCCGATCCGGAACCGCCTGCACCCGAGCCGGTTCCGCCGACTCCCGCGCCGGCACCGGTGTCGGAGAACCCGGACCTGAACCGGTTCGATCTTCATCCTCTCGCGAACGGTCGTTATCAATTCGGTGGCAACGCCGACCGATTGCTGGCCGAGAAGCTGCTCACCGCCCTGTCGGCGTTGACGGCGCCGCGGCCCGGTCCCGGTGGCGAGCGCGATCCACGTAGCCCGTCGAAGCGGCGAGCCGATGCACTCGATCAGATCCTCGACCGGCACCTGCGCGGCGGTGGCCGCGGGTCGGCGGGCGGGTCGCGGGCGTCGGTGCACCTGATCGTTCCACTGCGGGACCTGCTCGCCCACGGCGGCAAAGAGCAACCCGGAAGTACAACAACGGATTCGACGAGAACCGGTGCCGGCTACGACAGGGTCGGTTCAAGCGTTGATGCAGTGCGTCACGAAGAGGGTGACAGCACCGGTCCCACTGGCGGGCGTTCTGATGGCGCTGCCCGAGGCGATACCGATGCTCGCGGCGGAGCACCAAACGGTGGTGATGGCGGCGGGCAGAGGTCTGCGCCCGAGCCGGGCGACGCCGATGCTCGCCGCGGAGAAGCAGCCGACGGTAATGGTGCCGGTGGTGGTGGTGCCGGGCAGAAGTCTGCGCCGGAGCCGGGCGACGCCGACTGGCCGTTCCACCTCGACTGGACCGGCCCGATCAGTCGCTTCCTTACCGAACTCCTCACCTGCGACGCCGACCTGACCCCGGTCATCGTCGACGACCACGGCGTCCCGCTCGCGCTCGGACGCACCACCAGACTCGCCAGCGACGACCAACGCATCGCCCTGACCATCCGCGATACCTGCTGCGTGATGTGTGGCCGCCCCGCGCAGTGGTGCCAGGCCCACCACGTGAAGTTCTGGGAAGACGGCGGCGTAACCGATCTGAACAACCTCGCGTTGGTCTGCGGGGAATGCCACCGCCTCGTCCACCACGGCGACTGGCAACTGATCATGGGCGAGGACGGACACCCGTATGTCATCCCACCCGAATCCGTCGACCCCCGAAGACAACCCATCCCCACCTACCACCGACGAAAACGACGCGCAGCCTGATTACACCGGACGCTCCACTCGACCGCCCAAGCAATTCCCATGCGAGCCCTGCGCCGGCCGTGCGGCCATCGGCCTGGGCTTCGTCGTGCGGCCTCCCCGTGAGCACGGTGCTGTCGATGAGCACGGACGGGCCAGGAATCGCTTGTGCCCAAGGTTCTCTCGCTCACCCGAGCGTCATCGCCGGGCTGTCGTCCGCGGGGCACGACCGGCATGCATGGTCACTCGGGCCAACGCCGCGTCGACCAGAGAACTGAGCACCTCGCCAATCGGTGGCCGCTCACGGGACTAGGTCCCCCGCCGCCCCAGCGGTGGACAGTCCGTCGTATACCCGTCGCTCACGGGTCGACAACCGACCTAGGGCGGAGGTACCAGCCCTCGATAGTGCGCCGCGATGTCGCCGGGAGTGGTGAACCAGACGCCGTCACCGTTGGCGGTCATATGCCTCAGAGCCGAGCGGAACCGTCGAAGTCTGTAGGGCTGTCCGGTGAGAAATGTGTGCAGGGAGATCGCCAGCACCACGGGTTGGTGCGTCGAGTTCTCCTTCAGCTCGTCGAAGCTGTCGATGATGTTGTGCTCGAACGCTTCTGCGGTCTGGTGGTGGTGCACGAACATCGGCAGATCGTTGACCTCGTGCGGATACGGGATGCTCAGCAACGGGCCGCCGCGGGTCTTCAGCCACACCGGCTGATCGTCGATCGGCCAATCCAAGGTGTACGCGTAACCGCGTTCGGCGAGCAGGTCCTCGGTCACGCGGCTGGGATTGGCCCCGGGGCTCATCCATCCGCGAGGCGGCGAGCCTTCGTGACGCTCGATAGCGGTCGTCACCTCGTCTATCGAGCGGCGCTCGGAGTCCTCGGCCAGCTCGTTCGGTTGGACGGCATTGGTTCGGCCGTGCGCGACGACTTCCGCGCCGAGCCCACGGAAGGCGTCGACCAGCTGTGGGGCATGCTCGTACACCTCGGTGTTCACGAGGAGAGTCGGGCGAACTCCGCTCTGCTGCAACGTCTCTGCGATCCGAAAACCACCCACGCGGTTCCCGTACTCACGCCAGCCCCAGTTGTAGGTGTTGGGCTGATCCATCGCGGGCGTGTATCCGAGTCCGGGTTCGCCGTCGTCGTAGGGAAAGTGTTCGCAGTTGACGGCGATGTACACGGCGAGGCGCGCGCCACCCGGCCACTCGAATTGTGGCCGATCGACGATGGGGGAGTAGTCGAAGCGTCCGTGGGAGGCGAGAGGCATAGCGGCAGAATTGCCCGCGGCTCGTCGGCGCAAACTGCTGCACGGTCGATCGACTCACACGGAATTACGACGCTGATTGGCAACGAACCGCGCCTTCTTCTGACGATTTCCGCACGTGTTCATGTCGCACCACTTGCGGCTACGGCTCTGGCTGGTGTCGAAGAACGCGGCTCGGCAGGTGGGCGATGCGCACAGCGCCAACTTTCCGTCCCGCTCGCCGGCGATGATGCTGATGGCGTCGGCAGCGATGACCCCCAGGGCGTCCTCGACTGCCGACTCCGAGTTCAACGTCCATCGGCTTGTGCCCTCTGACGTCAAGACCGCCGACGCGTTGCCCCGAACGCTGTGGTCGTTGACGACCTGGATGGCCGACGCGGGCAGGGCCTCGTGGACCGCTGCTGCCGTCGCGGCGAGGTGTATCGCTTCTCGCAGTTCCAGAGCCAGGTCCAGTTGGGCCGCGGTGCAGTTGTCCACGGAGAGCCCGTTCAGTGCCAACCAGTCGACGAACCGGTGCGGCACCGGGATTCGTTCCAGCGGGTCGCCGCGTCGCTCGGTCAGTGTCCCGGTGAACGCGGTGGACAGCACGCTGCCGGGGCGGAAGTCGGGAAACTCTGCAGCCATAGGAACCAGCTTAGCCGGTTGCGCAGAGGTCACCTGGAGATGTAGAACTGGCTAAGCCGGTTCCAATCAAGGAGACCCCATGACGACACTCAACTCCACGCAGGTGCATGCATTCGAGTTCCGGGCGTCCGACGCGGACCTCGACGATCTACGTGCGCGATTGAAGGCTGCACGCCTTCCGGACGCGGAGACGGTGTCGTCCGGCACGGGCCGATGGGAACAAGGCGTCCCTCTGGCCGACCTCGTCGAGACCGTCGACTATTGGCACACCGACTACGACTGGCGATCGTTCGAGGAACGACTCGATCGAGTCGGCCAGTGGCGCACGACGATCGACGGCGTCGGCATTCACTTCTTGCACCGACGATCGGCACGCGCGGATGCCACCCCACTGATCATGACCCATGGCTGGCCGGGCAGTTGCGTCGAATTCGTCGACATCGTAAACGAGTTGGCAGATCCCCGAGATGCCAAGGCACCGGCGTTCCACGTGGTGATCCCGTCTCTGCCCGGCTTCGGTTGCAGCGACAAGCCGACTGCCACCGGGTGGGGAACCGAGAAGATCGCGTCCGCGTGGGTCGAGTTGATGCACAGGCTGGGCTACGACCGGTTTCTCGCCCACGGTGGCGATTGGGGAGGCGTGATCACCACGATCCTCGGTGGCCGGTTTCCGGAGCATGTCATCGGAATCCACACAACTCTCGCGCAACCGCCACCGGGGATGCCGACAGAAGCGCTCACTCCCGACGAGCGCCGTTGGACCGAGGACTCCGAAAATTTCCGGCGGCACCACTGTGCGTACGCGAAGCAGCAGGCGACCCGGCCGCAAACGATCGGATACTCACTCGTCGACTCCCCGGTCGGGTTGCTCGCGTGGATCCTCGATAAATTCGCGGAGTGGACGGATACCGAGGACAGCCCGTTCGAGGTGATCTCCAGGGGCCGACTGCTGGACAACGTAACCCTGTACTGGCTCACGCGCTCCGGAGCGTCGTCGGCTCGGATCTACTACGAAAGCCACAACTCCCTCGATCCGGACCTGCGGGTCGACGTTCCTGCGGCGATCACCACGTATCCGCGCGATATCGAGAAGAATCCTCGGCCGTGGGCTCAGTACCGATTTCGGCAGATCGTCCGATGGAGGACTCCCGAGAATGGGGGACACTTTCCTTCGCTGGAAGATCCCACCTACTTCGTCAGGGATCTGCAAGAGGGCTTCGCGGCCGTACTCTCGGCTGCGGGTATTCGATGAAACAAGTTACCGAGCAATGATATTCGGCAGTAGCCGAGCGCGTCAGGGTAGTCGCCGCGCCTGTGCTCGGGCGTAGTCCTCGGGGTGGTTCTTCTTCTGATTCGCTCGGACGGGGTAGAGCAGCAGCAAGAAGGCGAAGAAGCACACGGCACGGATGATCACCCACACGAACCACACCGGCCACACGATGAGCAGCCCCAGCTGAAGTATCTGTTTCAGCACCACGGGTGTGCCGTTCGCCAGCGCCACCCAGCGCAGTGGATTCAGCTTGCGGAGAAAGCGTTTGGGCTCCGAATACGGCTCGTCGGGTCCGATGCTCAATGGCGAGACAGTGCTCGGCGGTGCTGTAGACATTGGCAAACCTGTCTCACGGTGATCGGAGCGTCCCAGCTCCGATCACCGTGCTCGGCAACGAATTACGGGGTGATGACGGTCTGGTCGTCCACCTGGGTGGTGGCGTCGACCAGTAGGTCGAACTGATCGACGCTGCCGTCGACGTTGATCTGCAGGATGTAGTAGCCGTCCTGCCCGGTGATGATCGCGGTCTTCTGCGCCGACACCAGCTCGGCCCCTGTCTCGTCGACGTAGGTTCCGGCGATCTGGTACGCCGGGAAGCCCGACAACGTCGACACGGCACCTTCCCCGGATGGAGTGAACTGGGGAAGGTTCATCAATTCGCCTGGGGCATAGTCGATGATGGCCTGGGGATCGACGTCGCCTTCGAGCTTGGAGACGATCGCGATCATGCTCGGGGTGCGTTCGTCGGCGGCGACCTCCGGGTAGATGATCGCACCGTAGGCCCACTCGGGGGTCTGTTCGGCCGCGTCCACCCAGCCTTCCGGGATGGCGAGGTTGATGGTGGGCGCGGTGGGATCGTCACGGGTGACGGGGATTTCGGTCAGGCCCGCTTCGACGATGTAGTCGGCGATGGTGGGGTTGGGGCCGGCGGGGGCTTCGGTGGTGGTGGCGGGCGCCAGCTTCTTGACCGTCGTGGTCGCGGCTGCCTCCGTCGTCGTGGTTGCGGCTGCCGAGGTCGTGGCCGTTGCCGTGTCGGAGCTACTGCTGCATCCGGCGGCGGTGATCCCGAGTATCACCACGGCAGCACATGCGGCCCCACGAACGCCAATATTAGAGAGTGTCATCGGTCCTCTTTCGTTCGTTCGGATACAGCATTCAGGTCGCTACAGCAGGGATCGAACCGACCGGATCGTAGAACCGTGACATTGGAAATGGATTGGAAAGTGGGGCGCACCTTCCAATCGATTTCCAATCCTCGCTGGTTAGCGTCTGCAGCCATGAGGTCAGTAGTGAAGACGTTCGCGGTGGTCGGCGTAGTGGCGTTGGCCTTGTCCGCGTGCGGTGGCTCGGCGCAATTCGGCTCCAGCACAACAGAATCGACACCCCAGGCGGCGGCAGGTGACGCGCCCGCATCCGCCGGAATGGTGGGCGATGCGTCCGATCCGGTGAACGAAATTGTCGCCGCCGCGATCGATGATCTGCAGTCGTATTGGGCCGAGCAATTCCCCGCTGTGTACGGCAGCGACTACAGACCCGTCAGCGGTGGCTTCTATGCCGTCGTCCCGTCTTCCGGCGATGTGCCGCCGTGTGCGTCCTCGGCCGACGATATCGCGGGCAACGCCTTCTACTGCCCCAGCGCCGACGTAGTGGCGTGGGACAGCGAAGGTTTGCTCCCCGATCTCCAGCAACGGTTCGGCGACTTCGTGATTCCCGTCGTGATGGCCCACGAGTGGGGGCACGCGATCCAGGCCAGGGCCAACTTCGAGGGCATGACCGTCACCAGTGAAATTCACGCCGACTGCTTCGCGGGAGCGTGGGCGGCTCATGCGGTGTCCGACGCCACCGCCTTCGATCCGTCGCAGGCCGAACTCGACAGTGCTCTGGCCGGTTTCCTGTACTTACGTGATGAGCCGGGTAGTTCGGCCGAGAGCGATTCCGCCCACGGCAGCGGCTTCGACCGCGTCAGCTCGTTCCAGACCGGGTTCGACGGCGGCCCGATGGACTGCAAACCGTACGTCGACGGCTCGCCTCCCGTCCTGCAGCTGCCGTTCACCAGCCAGTCCGACGCCGATCGGGGCGGCGACGCTCCGCTCGAGCAGATCATCGACGGTGTACCGAAAGATCTCGAGGATTACTGGAGCGTGCTCTTCCCGGAGCTGACGGGCCGGCCGTGGGAGCCACTGAAGCCGGTCGTTGCCTTCGACCCGTCCGATGCGCCCGACTGTGGTGGCCAGTCTGCCTCCGGTTATGTGCTGTTCTACTGCGTGCCCGACGACTACGTGGGGTTCGACGCCGTCGACGCGATGCCGCGGTTCTACGAGCAGGGTGGGGATTTTGCCGTCGCGGCGCTCATCGCGACGCAATACGGGTTGGCGGGGATGGCCCACGCAGGGATCGACGCCGACACCCAGGACACGTCCTTGCAGGGCGACTGCTTTGCCGGGAGCTGGGCGGCCAGCGTGTTGCTGCAGAACCGTCCCACCAGCGGATACACGCTCTCGCCCGGGGACCTGGACGAGGCGATCGCGTCGCTGCTGCTCTTCCGCGGTGACGGTGACGAGTCCCGTCAGGGCAGTGGGTTCCTGCGCGTCGAGGCGTTCCGGCACGGTGTGATGGACGGGGCCCAGGCCTGCATCTGACGGCCGAACAGAAACTTAAAGTCAGGCTGGACTGTTTGTTGTTTTAGCGCTACTGTGCGAAGTGTGACTACCGACACAGGATTGAACGACGCCGAGCCGACCGGGAGACGCACGCAGGCAGAGCGCACCGCGGGAACCCGCGCGAAGCTGCTCGACGCCGCGATCGACAGTCTCGTCGAACTGGGCTTCGCCAAGACCAGCACGCAGGAAATAGCGCGGCGCGCCGGTGTGTCTCGGGGAGCGCAATTGCACCACTTTCCGTCCAAGGAGTCGTTGGTGATCGCGGCCATCGAGCACCTGGTCGACCGCAGGCTCTCGGAGATCCTCGAGGCCGAACCCGATCCGGCGCGAGGACCCGAGATTCTCGCCGACGCGTTCTCCGGGCCCCTGTTCTACGCCGCCCTCGAACTCTGGGTAGCGGCCCGTACGGATCCGGCGCTGCACGAGGCGATGATCCCCCTCGAACGACGCGTCGCCGAGGCCATTCAGGGTGGCGCCCAGATCGTCATGGGTAGCAAGATGTCGCCCGAATCCATCGAGCTCAGTGTCGAACTCGCCCGCGGCCTGGCCGTCTCGGCGCTGTTCCGTACTCCCGAGGCCGACGCGCAACTGCGTGAGCGGCTCCTTCCGATCTGGTCCGAAAAGGTGATGACGTCATGAGTCTCGAGCAGCGCGTGGACATCCTCGTCGTGGGAGCCGGGTTCGCCGGTCTGGCGGCGGTGGCGAAGATCCTCGCCGCAGACCCGGCCGCCGACGTCACCGTCATCGAGCGTGCATCCGATGTGGGCGGCACGTGGCGAGACAACACCTACCCGGGGTGCGCCTGCGATGTGCCCACCTCGCTCTACTCGTTCTCGTTCGCGCCGAGCCCCGAGTGGAGCCATACCTTCGCGCGCCAGCCGGAACTGTTCTCCTATCTGAAATCTGTGGTGGAGCGGCTGGGACTACAGCGCAGGATCGTCACCGACTGCGAATTGCAGAGTGCCACCTGGGATTCGAGCAACTCGCGGTGGTCGGTGCAGACGTCGAAGGGCGCAACGAGCGCGCGGGTGCTGGTTGCCGCCACCGGAGCGCTGTCCACTCCGAAGATTCCGGACGTACCCGGTATCGAAGCGTTCTCCGGCACCGTATTCCATTCCGCCACCTGGAATCACGAGCACGACCTCACCGGTGAGCGCGTCGCCGTCATCGGCACCGGAGCGTCTGCGGTGCAGTTCGTCCCCGAGATCGTCGACCGCGCGCAGCGCCTCACCGTCTTCCAGCGCACCCCCGCCTGGGTGATCCCGCGACTCGATCGCACCATCGGCCGGCTCGAAAGAACGCTGTACGAGAAGATTCCTGCGGCCCATCGTGCGGTGCGCGGCATCATCTACGGCTATCGCGAGGCCTATGTGACGGTTCTGGCCGA
The nucleotide sequence above comes from Rhodococcoides fascians A25f. Encoded proteins:
- a CDS encoding aspartate-semialdehyde dehydrogenase gives rise to the protein MTTVAVVGATGQVGAVMRTLLEERNFPADTVRFFASARSAGKKLPFRGEEIIVEDASTADLTGIDIALFSAGATLSREQAPRFAAAGAVVIDNSSAFRKDADVPLVVSEVNPEAAKNPPRGIIANPNCTTMAAMPVLKVLHDEAGLQRLIVSSYQAVSGSGLAGVDELATQARAVIDDVEKLVHDGSSVDFPAPNKYVAPIAFNVLPLAGALVDDGSGETDEDQKLRNESRKILGLPDLLVSGTCVRVPVFTGHSLSINAEFGSPLSVERARELLASAPGVSLVDVPTPLEAAGKDDSLVGRIRQDPGVPEGRGLALFVSGDNLRKGAALNTIQIAELLV
- a CDS encoding ABC transporter ATP-binding protein, whose product is MATISFERTTRLFPGSDTPAVNELDLHIEDGEFLVLVGPSGCGKSTSLRMLAGLEEVNSGRILIGGKDVTNSEPKDRDIAMVFQNYALYPHMTVAENMGFALKLAKANKEDIRTRVEEAAKLLDLEPYLDRKPKALSGGQRQRVAMGRAIVRQPQVFLMDEPLSNLDAKLRVQTRTQIAQLQRRLGTTTVYVTHDQVEAMTMGDRVAVLKGGVLQQCATPRELYRTPVNAFVAGFMGSPSMNLFRAPVTDGGVRLADQVIPVPRQTLGSATEVMFGIRPEHIEIADSGIALEIDVVEELGSEAFVFGRADINGKSETIVARADWRSPPEKGDRVHVRIDDAHAHIFDASAEGHRLN
- a CDS encoding multicopper oxidase family protein, translating into MSGSVSRRTALRGLAVAAVAAGAAALPVASTTRRALADDFLRGQSPLLFHSPPLTPFRDELPRLPLISGTEVTLDAHSSTHAFHADLRPGPTFGYGRCDYLGPTIESQQGQPWTLKYSNTTAGNPLAADIDTSLHGMSEMDRTMTPTSLHLHGSITEPASDGHSEMLVRPGESMTHNFPGLNDAAGLWYHDHAMSMTRINVYAGLLGMNLVRDRWDTGTSDNALGLPSGEFELPLVLQEKIMNPDGSMSIRSNITVPQGKWEGGGTGDVGVVNGKIWPTMEVARGMYRLRLVNAGSYSVWNLFFTNKLRFWVIGNDGGLLDAPVETTSIRLAPAERADILVDFGAVEAGALVELLNDEPPPAQAASLGAVPMPMFCQFRVASTAGFRGGMPSLLRGGKGQPDVLPALPTPTFTRTVTVNQPSSGLNLDMTLMNLNNLRYSDPDIEMPKQGTVEMWNIVNTTVEPHPIHLHLAHFRTLGRIPIDLAAYQRDFPRPTFGTRWAPPVEKFLTGPSVPPATWEAGWKDTVNTYPGTVTQILVRFPTADELGFDPDATFAGPAAHHGGGDMSGHDMGGHDMPASGPSELQGYMWHCHMLDHEDHEMMLRYRTVAP
- a CDS encoding DUF6855 family protein produces the protein MSSGTKSDPWALTTAPGTSAYTMYRDPDHEPPALVCQVGSTTLRYRIEAIEDLHGWLTERADWVLLGAADEKKPAAPDTVEAWGRSEDNPVGGWYGLRNGYRGRFGMYLPPLLEELGLAELTHNARNNSMRAL
- a CDS encoding HNH endonuclease signature motif containing protein; protein product: MKTWGDVFELADQELVSELADVTSLENALAATRLTLLAEIDRRGLAMKLGHSSVTRWYARSVRITDGSAARQNALGYWLHDHHTVLDALADGRIHAAHAAAIAEGYDVVLLADPTLDEQRRDAIVAELLETAIRNTAGQVTSRAQALAHSAADDARARHEKDRREQQQREQEEREQERQDQAGRSDHSATPSGRLPDPEPPAPEPVPPTPAPAPVSENPDLNRFDLHPLANGRYQFGGNADRLLAEKLLTALSALTAPRPGPGGERDPRSPSKRRADALDQILDRHLRGGGRGSAGGSRASVHLIVPLRDLLAHGGKEQPGSTTTDSTRTGAGYDRVGSSVDAVRHEEGDSTGPTGGRSDGAARGDTDARGGAPNGGDGGGQRSAPEPGDADARRGEAADGNGAGGGGAGQKSAPEPGDADWPFHLDWTGPISRFLTELLTCDADLTPVIVDDHGVPLALGRTTRLASDDQRIALTIRDTCCVMCGRPAQWCQAHHVKFWEDGGVTDLNNLALVCGECHRLVHHGDWQLIMGEDGHPYVIPPESVDPRRQPIPTYHRRKRRAA
- a CDS encoding polysaccharide deacetylase family protein, yielding MPLASHGRFDYSPIVDRPQFEWPGGARLAVYIAVNCEHFPYDDGEPGLGYTPAMDQPNTYNWGWREYGNRVGGFRIAETLQQSGVRPTLLVNTEVYEHAPQLVDAFRGLGAEVVAHGRTNAVQPNELAEDSERRSIDEVTTAIERHEGSPPRGWMSPGANPSRVTEDLLAERGYAYTLDWPIDDQPVWLKTRGGPLLSIPYPHEVNDLPMFVHHHQTAEAFEHNIIDSFDELKENSTHQPVVLAISLHTFLTGQPYRLRRFRSALRHMTANGDGVWFTTPGDIAAHYRGLVPPP